One segment of Acidianus sp. HS-5 DNA contains the following:
- a CDS encoding EamA family transporter: MEYCFINEMRITNGYTDLTLAAFFWGTIGIAVDYFYLLGGNPFTMVIIRSVVSAVISLFIVKRVIINKYAIIMGLVSSLFYLTYIYTIPIDGPSLSAVLLYTAPLWVSLFSHFLVKERTTRGKVISSLMILAGLYIMYLGIPTLLEFLLGLASGLTYAGLISFSRLLQYKNMDDWEIIFAQSFWSIPFSLPLVRLFNLPSVYSGIYLAIFATVVPYFFFYRGMKKTDSITASIVTALEPVFTIILSMIIFREFLNLYEALGSIMILSAILVSIKQH, translated from the coding sequence ATGGAGTATTGTTTTATTAATGAAATGAGGATAACTAACGGTTACACAGACTTAACTTTAGCTGCTTTCTTTTGGGGTACGATAGGTATAGCTGTTGACTACTTTTACTTGCTTGGCGGTAATCCTTTTACCATGGTTATAATAAGGAGCGTTGTATCTGCAGTGATTTCTCTATTTATAGTAAAGAGAGTAATAATAAATAAATATGCAATAATAATGGGTTTAGTCTCCTCATTATTTTATTTAACATACATTTATACAATCCCAATAGACGGTCCTTCACTTTCAGCAGTACTGCTTTATACTGCTCCTCTTTGGGTTTCATTGTTTTCGCACTTCTTAGTCAAAGAGAGGACTACGAGAGGAAAGGTTATTTCGTCTTTAATGATACTGGCAGGGCTATATATAATGTATTTAGGAATTCCTACACTCCTAGAATTCCTCTTAGGTTTAGCTTCTGGGTTAACGTATGCAGGTTTAATATCGTTTTCACGCTTACTTCAGTACAAGAACATGGACGATTGGGAAATAATATTCGCGCAGTCCTTTTGGTCAATACCTTTCTCCTTACCTCTTGTCAGATTATTTAATTTGCCTTCAGTTTACTCCGGGATTTACTTAGCGATATTCGCAACGGTAGTTCCTTATTTCTTCTTTTATAGAGGAATGAAGAAAACTGACTCGATTACAGCCTCAATAGTTACAGCATTGGAACCTGTCTTCACAATAATACTTTCGATGATAATTTTTAGGGAATTCCTTAACCTTTATGAAGCATTGGGGAGCATTATGATACTCTCAGCAATACTAGTTAGCATTAAGCAGCATTAG
- a CDS encoding NAD(P)/FAD-dependent oxidoreductase yields the protein MRAIVIGAGHNGLIASYYLRKTGFDVIIFDNRLGGMTDTTVIKGVKISRASYVLGLMPRKFVEEFEIPVIQQDPVQTIWLEDRVIPFWRDREKRIKELVNAGEDKFPEFEEKITKFKELLERKFTFVTTPPSEKEVREEAKKIGVEDVMRPSKEFLSKYLSEDLHYSFIYPGMENSPGYLVSYFYNDWSFVKGGMGTVAENIYEKAKKIGVDLINEKIDKILVENDKAVGVKVKDKVYKADVILSTASPAETMRLAEYDHKFFLHKPGWVKYNVILREIPKVCERIKGFLNSIIDFEGGEVVIPSVLDDNRGGVVMEFMGNYDEVMERFKGEILHVDKLNAKNAEEIYNLPAGDLNHLPMREPYLFDGRPEKGWGYKTPINNLYLGGAGTYPGGQVSGIPGYNSARLIILDKLGRDLIT from the coding sequence ATGAGAGCTATAGTTATTGGTGCAGGACATAACGGTTTAATAGCTTCTTATTATTTAAGGAAAACGGGATTTGACGTAATAATTTTTGACAACAGATTAGGAGGAATGACCGATACTACCGTCATAAAAGGCGTTAAGATAAGCAGGGCTTCTTACGTTTTGGGTTTAATGCCTAGAAAATTCGTAGAAGAGTTCGAAATCCCTGTAATCCAACAAGATCCAGTACAAACAATATGGTTAGAGGATAGGGTAATCCCGTTTTGGAGAGATAGAGAAAAGAGAATAAAAGAACTTGTAAATGCTGGAGAGGATAAATTCCCGGAATTTGAGGAGAAGATTACAAAGTTTAAGGAACTTTTAGAGAGGAAATTTACGTTCGTGACTACTCCTCCTTCTGAAAAGGAGGTAAGAGAAGAGGCTAAGAAAATAGGAGTTGAAGACGTTATGAGACCTTCAAAGGAATTCTTATCAAAGTATCTTTCAGAAGATCTGCACTACTCCTTCATCTACCCTGGAATGGAAAACTCTCCTGGTTACCTTGTTTCGTACTTTTACAATGACTGGTCATTCGTTAAAGGAGGAATGGGCACTGTAGCTGAGAATATATATGAGAAGGCTAAAAAGATAGGAGTAGACTTAATTAATGAGAAGATTGATAAAATTCTAGTTGAGAACGATAAGGCAGTAGGAGTTAAAGTTAAGGATAAGGTTTACAAGGCTGACGTTATTTTATCTACAGCAAGTCCCGCAGAAACTATGAGGTTGGCAGAATATGATCACAAGTTTTTCCTGCATAAGCCTGGATGGGTTAAATATAATGTAATCCTCAGAGAAATACCCAAGGTTTGCGAGAGGATAAAAGGTTTCCTCAATTCGATAATAGACTTTGAAGGAGGAGAAGTTGTTATTCCTTCGGTACTAGACGATAATAGAGGGGGAGTAGTAATGGAATTTATGGGCAATTATGATGAAGTTATGGAGAGATTTAAAGGGGAGATACTTCACGTTGATAAACTAAACGCAAAAAACGCTGAGGAGATTTATAATTTACCTGCAGGAGATCTCAATCACCTACCTATGAGAGAACCTTACTTGTTTGATGGAAGGCCAGAGAAAGGCTGGGGATATAAAACTCCTATAAATAATTTATACTTGGGAGGAGCTGGAACATACCCTGGAGGGCAAGTTTCCGGAATTCCCGGATATAATTCTGCAAGATTAATAATTCTTGATAAACTTGGAAGAGATCTTATTACTTAA
- a CDS encoding tetratricopeptide repeat protein, translated as MSQIDEIIKQYNSGNLNLALRKLEELVSKSPSKEAFELMAKILLEMGKDDEALEYFDKSGNKEEKGRILLSRGMYDETLEELRDVNSPQAKLIRATVYLRKEDYAKVLQELNDIELQDPLYYKTKGIAEYYLGNYYDALKDLTRGIELYPLDSELYYYRALVKISLNEDKEAENDINSAINLNPYYAEAYFSKGFLKEKKGKYEEAIAYYSRSISINPEYVNAYVRRAKAYMKSGMEKEAMDDIKLIRELEDKKEEREKDNES; from the coding sequence ATGTCACAGATAGATGAAATTATCAAGCAATATAATAGCGGGAACTTGAATTTAGCTTTACGAAAACTAGAAGAATTAGTAAGTAAAAGTCCTTCAAAGGAGGCTTTCGAATTAATGGCGAAAATATTATTAGAAATGGGTAAGGATGACGAAGCACTAGAATACTTTGATAAGTCAGGAAATAAGGAGGAAAAAGGAAGAATACTCCTATCAAGAGGAATGTACGATGAAACATTGGAGGAATTAAGAGATGTAAATTCTCCTCAAGCAAAGTTAATTAGAGCTACCGTATATTTAAGGAAGGAAGACTATGCGAAAGTGCTTCAAGAATTAAATGATATAGAACTACAGGATCCCCTCTATTATAAAACGAAAGGAATAGCAGAATATTACTTAGGAAATTATTATGATGCATTAAAGGACTTAACTAGAGGAATAGAACTCTATCCTTTAGATTCAGAACTTTATTATTATAGAGCATTAGTTAAAATTTCATTAAATGAGGATAAAGAAGCAGAAAACGATATAAATAGCGCAATAAACTTGAATCCTTACTATGCAGAGGCTTACTTTAGTAAAGGTTTTCTTAAGGAGAAGAAAGGTAAGTATGAAGAAGCAATTGCGTATTATTCCAGGTCAATAAGTATTAACCCAGAATATGTTAATGCGTACGTAAGAAGAGCTAAGGCTTATATGAAAAGCGGAATGGAAAAAGAAGCAATGGATGATATTAAGCTCATTAGAGAATTGGAGGATAAAAAGGAGGAGAGAGAAAAAGATAATGAAAGCTAA
- a CDS encoding trimeric intracellular cation channel family protein has translation MSLILLITNYIGIIAFSIAGSMKAIEKKMDLLGVLTLGFSTSLAGGILADLLLGITPPTNLIYIPYPTVSFVASLLTFAFYKRFSHVNKPLIYADALGLGAFTASGASLAFGVKPEPLLVIMVGTITAVGGGVLRDILANEIPLVLTKEFYASAAIIGSASYYGLAEIGLQTGFLTTLILLLTFGLRLLAIEMKWKLPNAA, from the coding sequence ATGAGTTTAATATTACTTATTACCAATTACATTGGAATTATAGCATTTTCAATAGCGGGTTCAATGAAAGCGATTGAAAAGAAGATGGACTTACTAGGTGTATTAACATTAGGATTCTCAACCTCACTTGCAGGAGGAATATTGGCAGACTTATTGCTGGGAATTACTCCTCCTACAAACTTGATATACATACCTTATCCTACAGTCTCTTTTGTAGCAAGTTTATTAACTTTCGCATTTTACAAGAGGTTCAGCCACGTGAATAAGCCTTTAATATATGCTGATGCCCTGGGTTTGGGTGCATTTACTGCCTCTGGTGCTTCATTAGCTTTCGGTGTTAAACCAGAGCCTTTGCTAGTTATAATGGTAGGGACTATAACTGCAGTAGGAGGTGGAGTACTTAGGGATATATTAGCTAACGAGATTCCTTTAGTGTTAACTAAGGAATTTTACGCCTCAGCAGCAATTATAGGCTCTGCTTCTTATTATGGCTTAGCAGAAATAGGATTACAAACTGGTTTTCTAACTACTCTTATTTTATTACTGACTTTCGGTCTTAGGTTGCTAGCAATTGAAATGAAGTGGAAGTTGCCTAATGCTGCTTAA